One window from the genome of Pedobacter schmidteae encodes:
- a CDS encoding FecR family protein, producing MKKNKIKEEESKLEQSIANYFEKKAQDEHPEHSYTHDFDKEKVYSNVLDLIERRQKKWSLNKIQAIAAAILLLLSATLSFYYYKSQTPDASSSLVMMQESAPKGKVIKLSLEDGTIVFLNAGSTLSFPKSFTAKTREVVLKGEGFFKVAHDIKKPFIIHTDKVNTQVLGTSFNINAYAEHKDIKVTVVSGKVAVYTQADASGKATRLITANQQVVYNKASQRLDEVEEMVNAANLVAWSEGKMIYNNQLLSDVIMDVERHYNIDIEAAVNLQSCRVTANFDNASVEKVLKVLSKLIDGDTKYKNGIYFLNGKGC from the coding sequence ATGAAAAAGAATAAAATAAAGGAAGAAGAAAGTAAGCTTGAGCAAAGCATTGCCAATTATTTTGAAAAAAAAGCGCAGGATGAGCATCCGGAGCATTCTTATACCCATGATTTTGACAAAGAAAAAGTTTACTCAAATGTGCTTGACCTTATAGAACGTCGGCAAAAGAAATGGTCGTTAAATAAAATACAGGCAATCGCTGCCGCTATTCTATTATTGTTATCTGCAACGCTATCTTTTTATTACTACAAAAGTCAGACTCCAGATGCTTCGTCATCACTTGTGATGATGCAGGAATCTGCACCTAAGGGAAAAGTAATTAAACTCTCGTTGGAAGATGGAACGATCGTCTTTCTAAATGCAGGTAGTACCTTGTCATTTCCAAAGTCTTTTACAGCTAAAACAAGAGAGGTTGTATTAAAGGGAGAAGGTTTCTTTAAAGTAGCTCATGATATAAAAAAGCCATTCATTATTCATACAGATAAAGTCAATACCCAGGTATTGGGTACTAGTTTTAACATCAATGCATATGCCGAACATAAAGACATTAAGGTAACAGTAGTATCTGGTAAGGTAGCAGTATATACCCAAGCCGATGCTTCCGGGAAAGCCACCCGATTGATTACCGCAAACCAACAAGTGGTTTACAATAAGGCCAGCCAACGATTGGATGAAGTAGAAGAAATGGTAAATGCAGCAAATCTTGTGGCCTGGTCTGAAGGTAAAATGATCTATAACAACCAATTGCTCTCTGATGTGATTATGGATGTGGAAAGGCATTACAACATCGATATAGAGGCTGCGGTAAATCTTCAGTCGTGTAGAGTGACTGCCAATTTTGATAATGCAAGTGTAGAGAAGGTATTAAAAGTATTGTCTAAACTGATAGACGGAGATACAAAATATAAAAATGGAATTTATTTTCTGAACGGAAAGGGGTGTTAA
- a CDS encoding TonB-dependent receptor encodes MRYSSVALILIFAFCSLAMANVSYSQKILHNQVTLKLENVTMETALDRISKNAKVKFAYPEAIINKNLRMSYSFNHEKLSVVLEKILQDHPLDFYVIDDVIVFKKSASGASISNGKDIEIRGSVKDSLGLALPGVSVAVKGFPKKGTSTDINGRFILEAPDGAILVFTYTGYRTQEITVKGKAAIDIILQEANSQLEEIAIVGFGTQKKISLVGAQSSINAKDLKLPVSNLTNSLGGRVAGLVSVQRSGELGFNDAQIYIRGISTFTSSLSAPLTLVDGVPRAIANVDPEDIEGFSVLKDASATAVYGVRGANGVILITTKSGKPGKASYNIRYNEGVTQFTTLPKLADGVTYMQMSNEAITTRGGVPVYSDDQIEKTRSAEDAYLYPNVNWMDEVFNKTGKMRNVNANINGGTENASYYVGLGYYDELGLYKTASISKYDPSISLKRYNVASNLTLKPGKNTEIKLGIQGFLNNVNLPFTSVGDIFSDAFFMTPVQMPVQYPDGKVADIRSGSLSNPWASLTQTGYANQWRSQVFSNLRLTQQLPFITKGLSVTGMFSFDAYNYTSNRYGKTPDTYLATGKDANGNFIYDQTAIGTEFLNYTKSNQGTRTLYSEGAINYNRDFGQHNITGMILYNQSDKIDTYADDLEKSLPYRFRGIAGRVTYGFANRYFIDANFGFNGSENFFPDKRYGFFPSGGVAWVVSEESFFKPLKSVLQQFKLRFSHGIVGNSLIDGRRFAYIATIAAPTGTIYAYGQDLKNTYASKEFGEYAVDVQWETSKKTNFGVDIRTLNDKLTIQADLFREHRSGIFLRRQSIPIYAGMINAPFANVGVIDNKGVDASVNYSNQFGNFSLQLMGNFTYNKNKVIENDDPMWKYPWLERKGRKVSQRFGYQSLGLFTSDEEVRNSPRQTGDTRAGDIKYRDVNGDGVIDSYDQVPIGYGNVPEMIYGFGFTVGYKNLALSTLFQGAAHVDYLISGEGALPFQQGLSRGNLYSNITDRWTVDNPNPNAFYPRLGSGSINDNFAASDRWVKSADYLRLKTLQLSYSLPKNWIRGIGLKSASVFVQGINLVTFTPFKLWDVELDNGRGDKYPNTASYTAGFAVNF; translated from the coding sequence ATGAGATACAGTTCAGTAGCATTAATTCTGATTTTTGCTTTCTGCTCACTCGCTATGGCAAATGTTTCTTATAGCCAGAAAATCTTACACAACCAGGTTACGCTGAAATTAGAAAATGTAACTATGGAAACGGCTTTAGACAGAATATCAAAAAACGCAAAAGTTAAATTCGCCTACCCGGAAGCCATCATCAATAAAAATTTAAGGATGAGCTATTCATTTAACCATGAAAAGCTATCTGTTGTATTGGAAAAGATACTACAGGACCATCCGCTTGATTTTTATGTAATAGATGATGTTATTGTATTTAAAAAAAGCGCTTCCGGCGCATCCATATCAAATGGTAAAGATATCGAAATAAGAGGAAGCGTAAAAGACTCTCTTGGTCTTGCCTTGCCTGGGGTATCCGTTGCAGTTAAGGGATTCCCAAAGAAAGGGACATCGACAGATATCAACGGACGATTCATTTTAGAAGCCCCGGATGGGGCGATTCTGGTTTTTACTTATACAGGGTATCGTACACAAGAGATAACGGTAAAGGGTAAAGCAGCTATTGATATTATACTTCAGGAAGCGAATTCACAGCTGGAAGAAATAGCCATTGTAGGTTTTGGAACACAGAAAAAAATTAGCCTTGTTGGGGCACAGTCCAGCATCAATGCCAAAGACTTGAAATTACCTGTATCTAATTTAACCAATTCCCTGGGTGGCCGGGTGGCCGGATTGGTTTCTGTACAGCGAAGTGGCGAACTTGGCTTTAACGATGCACAAATCTATATCAGAGGGATATCTACTTTTACCAGTAGTTTAAGTGCTCCATTGACACTGGTAGATGGTGTTCCACGTGCAATAGCTAATGTAGACCCTGAAGATATTGAAGGTTTTTCGGTTCTTAAGGATGCATCGGCAACTGCAGTATATGGTGTTAGGGGCGCAAATGGTGTAATCCTGATCACTACCAAAAGCGGAAAACCTGGCAAAGCCAGTTATAATATCCGCTACAATGAAGGTGTCACACAGTTTACCACCTTACCAAAACTTGCTGATGGGGTTACCTATATGCAAATGTCTAACGAAGCGATTACCACCCGCGGTGGTGTACCTGTTTACTCAGACGATCAGATCGAAAAAACCCGCAGTGCTGAGGACGCTTATCTTTATCCTAATGTAAATTGGATGGATGAGGTGTTTAATAAAACAGGTAAAATGCGTAATGTGAACGCCAATATAAACGGAGGAACAGAGAATGCAAGCTATTACGTTGGTTTGGGATATTACGATGAACTGGGCCTTTATAAAACTGCTTCAATTTCAAAATACGATCCTTCCATCTCCTTAAAAAGATACAATGTAGCCTCTAATCTAACCTTAAAGCCAGGTAAGAACACAGAAATAAAATTAGGTATACAAGGATTTTTAAATAATGTGAACCTGCCTTTTACCAGTGTGGGAGACATTTTCTCTGATGCCTTTTTTATGACCCCTGTGCAAATGCCGGTACAATATCCTGATGGCAAGGTTGCTGATATCCGAAGTGGAAGTTTGAGCAATCCATGGGCAAGTTTAACGCAGACAGGTTATGCGAACCAGTGGAGGAGTCAAGTATTTTCGAACCTTCGATTGACACAGCAGCTTCCATTTATAACCAAGGGACTATCTGTTACCGGGATGTTCTCTTTTGATGCCTACAATTATACCAGCAACAGGTATGGAAAAACACCTGATACCTATCTGGCAACAGGTAAAGATGCCAATGGAAATTTTATTTACGATCAAACAGCCATAGGAACCGAGTTTTTGAATTATACCAAATCCAATCAGGGTACCCGTACACTTTACAGCGAAGGTGCTATTAATTATAACAGAGATTTTGGCCAGCATAACATAACGGGGATGATTTTATATAATCAGAGTGATAAAATTGATACTTACGCTGATGATCTTGAGAAGTCTTTACCTTATCGTTTCCGCGGAATTGCCGGAAGGGTTACTTATGGCTTTGCCAACAGATATTTTATTGATGCAAATTTCGGTTTTAATGGATCAGAGAACTTTTTTCCGGATAAAAGATATGGCTTCTTCCCTTCAGGAGGTGTAGCCTGGGTAGTATCAGAAGAGAGCTTTTTTAAGCCGTTGAAAAGTGTTTTACAGCAGTTTAAATTGCGTTTTTCACATGGCATTGTGGGCAACAGTCTGATTGATGGAAGACGTTTTGCCTATATCGCCACCATTGCGGCGCCTACAGGAACCATATATGCCTATGGACAGGATTTGAAAAATACTTATGCCAGTAAGGAATTTGGAGAATATGCTGTAGATGTACAATGGGAAACTTCTAAAAAAACAAACTTCGGTGTCGACATCCGTACCTTAAATGATAAGTTGACTATTCAAGCCGATCTTTTCCGCGAACACAGAAGTGGCATCTTTTTAAGAAGACAATCTATACCTATTTACGCTGGTATGATTAACGCACCCTTTGCCAATGTGGGTGTGATAGACAACAAAGGTGTAGACGCATCCGTGAATTACAGCAATCAGTTTGGGAATTTTAGCCTGCAGTTGATGGGTAATTTTACTTACAACAAGAATAAGGTAATAGAAAATGATGATCCTATGTGGAAGTATCCGTGGCTGGAAAGAAAAGGCAGAAAGGTGAGCCAGCGTTTTGGTTACCAATCGCTCGGATTATTTACCAGTGATGAGGAAGTGAGAAACTCTCCTCGTCAAACCGGAGATACCAGAGCTGGGGATATTAAATATCGTGATGTAAATGGGGATGGAGTGATTGATTCTTATGACCAGGTACCGATAGGATATGGAAATGTTCCGGAAATGATCTACGGATTTGGATTTACAGTAGGCTATAAAAATCTGGCATTGTCTACCTTGTTCCAGGGAGCTGCACATGTGGACTATCTGATTTCGGGCGAAGGGGCACTACCTTTTCAGCAGGGATTAAGTAGGGGCAATCTTTATAGTAACATTACGGATAGATGGACGGTAGACAATCCAAATCCTAATGCATTTTATCCTCGTTTAGGTTCTGGCTCTATTAACGACAATTTTGCGGCCAGCGATCGCTGGGTGAAAAGTGCAGATTATTTGAGGTTAAAAACTTTACAGCTGAGCTATAGTTTACCTAAAAATTGGATTAGAGGCATAGGACTTAAATCGGCCAGTGTTTTCGTTCAGGGGATAAACCTGGTGACCTTTACACCATTTAAACTTTGGGATGTAGAGCTAGACAATGGCCGCGGAGATAAATATCCTAACACCGCGTCGTATACAGCCGGATTTGCAGTAAACTTTTAA
- a CDS encoding RagB/SusD family nutrient uptake outer membrane protein, whose product MKNITKKKKYLVILIGISAITFLNACKKGFLDQVPNDRITIEQIFQRQKYSEEYLANIYNYIPNEAYRNQTIWDGASDDADITYDRPGSGYDSYPMNLGNWNAASNYYNKWTSYYRGIRSATYFMQHIGSNAELLAQTNGQARINQYIAEARFLRAFFYYSLVRQYGPVIIVGDEVISGDLDPSAEEANKPRSSFDECISYITTELDLSLKDLPASFSEQAVSDYGRITKAVCHAYKSKALLLAASPQFNGNSDYAGFKNKDGKALVNTQYDANKWKLAADAAKTIITNFNFSLFRKNDASGNFDPYLSTRDVFLDAWNSEVIFARVANNLSAWERSTAPRNVSGFAAVAVTQQLVDEFETATGKRINQPGTDYIETGFSTAATKYTTAGTYNMYVNREPRFYVNVSYNGSQWLNTSEGVKIIETFFTGNTGKKGSWDFPRTGYIARKNIHPNSNVRTGAYIARPFVLVRYAEILLNYIEALNEYAPGDADILKYLNQIRNRAGVPDVPAGLGQNEMRERIRHERRIELCLEGLRYTDTRRWKIAEQTDGGPFYGMNVETGTKLTDLVFYQRTMFERRVFLKHYYLFPIPQAEMDRDKNLVQNPGW is encoded by the coding sequence ATGAAGAACATAACTAAAAAAAAGAAATACCTGGTAATTCTAATTGGGATCAGTGCGATCACGTTTTTGAACGCCTGTAAAAAAGGTTTTTTAGATCAGGTACCTAATGACAGGATTACGATAGAGCAGATATTTCAACGTCAGAAATATTCAGAAGAATACCTGGCCAACATTTACAATTATATTCCAAACGAGGCCTACCGGAACCAGACCATTTGGGACGGAGCTTCTGACGATGCAGACATTACCTATGACAGACCGGGAAGTGGTTACGATAGTTATCCAATGAATTTAGGTAATTGGAATGCAGCTTCCAATTACTACAACAAATGGACCTCTTATTACAGAGGTATCAGGTCGGCCACTTATTTTATGCAGCACATTGGTAGCAATGCTGAGCTTTTGGCGCAAACCAACGGTCAGGCACGTATTAACCAATATATTGCGGAAGCAAGATTTCTAAGGGCATTTTTCTATTACAGTCTGGTTAGGCAGTATGGACCGGTTATTATAGTTGGAGATGAAGTCATTTCGGGAGATCTTGACCCATCTGCTGAAGAGGCAAACAAACCACGTAGTTCTTTTGACGAGTGTATCAGCTACATCACTACTGAATTAGATCTTTCGCTGAAAGACCTGCCTGCAAGTTTTAGTGAGCAGGCAGTGAGCGACTATGGAAGGATTACCAAAGCGGTTTGCCATGCGTATAAGAGCAAAGCACTGTTGCTCGCTGCAAGTCCTCAGTTTAATGGAAACAGCGATTATGCCGGCTTCAAAAATAAAGATGGTAAAGCACTCGTTAACACACAATATGACGCAAATAAATGGAAGCTTGCTGCTGATGCTGCAAAAACCATCATTACCAATTTCAATTTTTCTCTTTTTCGTAAAAATGACGCTTCCGGGAATTTTGACCCTTATTTGTCTACCCGAGATGTATTTTTAGATGCATGGAATTCTGAGGTCATTTTTGCACGAGTAGCCAATAACCTGAGTGCCTGGGAGCGATCTACGGCTCCAAGAAATGTAAGTGGTTTTGCTGCAGTTGCAGTTACCCAGCAATTGGTTGATGAATTTGAAACCGCCACTGGAAAACGGATCAACCAACCTGGGACAGATTATATAGAAACAGGTTTTTCGACAGCAGCAACTAAGTACACAACTGCAGGTACCTATAATATGTATGTAAACAGGGAGCCTCGGTTTTATGTAAATGTGAGTTACAATGGTAGTCAGTGGTTAAATACAAGTGAAGGGGTTAAAATTATTGAAACTTTTTTCACAGGAAATACAGGCAAAAAAGGCTCCTGGGATTTCCCCCGGACTGGTTACATTGCACGTAAAAACATTCATCCAAACAGCAACGTTCGTACCGGCGCTTATATCGCCCGTCCATTTGTCCTGGTTAGGTATGCGGAGATTTTATTGAATTATATAGAAGCATTGAACGAATATGCTCCTGGAGACGCTGACATCCTAAAGTACCTGAATCAGATTCGAAACCGAGCTGGTGTACCGGATGTACCTGCAGGATTGGGACAAAATGAAATGCGGGAGCGGATTCGTCACGAACGCCGTATAGAGCTTTGTCTGGAAGGTCTAAGGTATACGGATACCCGTCGCTGGAAAATTGCTGAACAGACTGACGGCGGACCATTCTATGGTATGAATGTAGAAACTGGTACCAAATTAACAGACCTTGTATTTTATCAGCGGACCATGTTTGAGAGACGTGTATTTCTTAAACATTACTATTTGTTCCCAATTCCTCAGGCAGAAATGGATAGAGACAAAAATTTGGTTCAAAATCCGGGGTGGTAA
- a CDS encoding BT_3987 domain-containing protein, translated as MKKILSIFICIIIIGGCKKEKEDLLMGNPDSYSAVYMPQAVNKPAVYSFNFSAKPEVIIYGANFGGPGMPSGDIQVNFSDDATLVEKFNTENFTNYKVMPAGSYSFEQTSAPLDATKKSTAPLKLSVFTDKLDGVGGYLLPVTIKANGNVAINESLKTTYFLISAKYTANPYPLFDNSAWSIVSFSSEEKTGEGATNGRAIYAFDRNGATYWSTEWKNAKPGPPHFIAVDMQSSKKIRGFVFTGRKDNTTGEARTTGNPRDIVIQTSNDGIVWNYSQAFSLPNVLENTVYLDYAQNARFFKVTINASQADNYLTHIAELNAF; from the coding sequence ATGAAAAAGATTTTATCAATATTCATCTGCATTATTATAATTGGCGGATGTAAAAAGGAAAAAGAAGACCTTTTGATGGGTAATCCGGATAGTTATTCTGCAGTATATATGCCGCAGGCGGTAAATAAGCCCGCGGTGTATAGCTTTAATTTCTCGGCCAAACCAGAGGTAATTATATATGGAGCCAATTTCGGTGGCCCGGGTATGCCATCGGGAGATATCCAGGTAAATTTTAGTGACGATGCTACTCTTGTTGAAAAATTCAACACCGAGAATTTTACCAATTACAAAGTGATGCCTGCGGGAAGTTATTCATTTGAACAAACTTCAGCACCGCTAGATGCGACTAAAAAAAGCACGGCGCCATTGAAACTAAGTGTATTTACAGATAAATTGGATGGGGTAGGCGGTTATCTACTTCCGGTAACCATTAAGGCCAACGGAAATGTGGCTATTAATGAGTCTTTAAAGACTACCTATTTTCTGATCAGTGCCAAGTATACAGCTAACCCTTATCCTCTTTTTGACAATTCTGCCTGGAGTATTGTTTCCTTTTCTTCCGAAGAAAAGACAGGTGAAGGTGCAACAAATGGCAGAGCAATTTATGCATTTGATCGCAATGGTGCCACCTATTGGAGTACGGAATGGAAAAATGCCAAACCAGGGCCACCGCATTTTATTGCGGTAGATATGCAGAGCAGCAAGAAGATAAGAGGCTTCGTATTTACCGGTAGAAAAGACAATACAACTGGGGAAGCAAGAACAACTGGAAATCCGCGCGACATTGTAATACAAACCAGTAATGATGGGATTGTGTGGAATTATAGCCAGGCATTCTCTCTGCCCAATGTATTGGAAAACACGGTGTATCTTGACTATGCACAAAATGCACGGTTCTTTAAAGTGACCATTAATGCCAGTCAGGCCGACAATTATTTGACGCATATAGCCGAGCTTAACGCGTTCTAG
- a CDS encoding endonuclease/exonuclease/phosphatase family protein, with protein MKKIFFCLAVIVLLSCNKSRTIENKETEKTTGPVVKVMTYNIYGARASSGSPADLNAIAKVINDQKPDLVALQEVDVFTSRTGKTVHQARDLAALTGMEWFFTKAIDQGGGEYGDAVLSRLPIKETKRYALPVADGVGGEFRSVAVIKVNKDGKDFYFASTHLDHLAIEDSRILQAQTLKGIVNEINTNGGLILAGDLNATPDSKTIGIMKSYLNLGCLQQCPLTYPSDKPGKTIDYITFSPTNKFSVNSYLAIPYLAASDHAPVVSTITLK; from the coding sequence ATGAAAAAGATCTTTTTTTGCCTGGCTGTCATAGTGCTTTTATCCTGCAATAAGAGTAGAACAATAGAAAATAAGGAAACAGAAAAAACTACGGGCCCCGTGGTTAAAGTTATGACCTACAATATTTATGGGGCCAGGGCATCGTCGGGGAGTCCTGCAGACTTAAATGCTATCGCTAAGGTGATCAACGATCAGAAACCTGATCTTGTTGCATTACAGGAAGTCGATGTATTTACCAGCAGAACAGGAAAAACAGTACATCAGGCAAGGGACCTGGCTGCCCTTACCGGTATGGAGTGGTTTTTTACCAAAGCCATTGATCAGGGGGGAGGTGAATATGGAGATGCTGTATTATCCAGACTTCCGATAAAAGAAACAAAAAGATATGCTTTGCCTGTTGCAGATGGTGTGGGAGGAGAATTTAGAAGTGTTGCGGTCATTAAGGTAAACAAAGATGGGAAAGATTTCTACTTTGCTTCTACACACCTTGATCATTTAGCGATTGAAGATAGTCGCATCCTACAGGCACAAACCTTAAAAGGAATTGTGAATGAAATCAATACTAATGGAGGCCTCATTCTGGCGGGAGATTTAAATGCCACTCCCGATTCTAAAACCATAGGTATTATGAAGAGCTATTTGAATTTAGGTTGTTTACAACAATGTCCTTTAACCTATCCGTCGGACAAGCCCGGCAAGACAATTGACTATATTACGTTTTCGCCTACAAATAAATTTTCTGTTAACAGCTACCTGGCCATTCCTTACCTGGCGGCTTCAGACCATGCACCTGTTGTCTCAACAATCACGCTTAAATAA
- a CDS encoding RNA polymerase sigma factor, producing MFKKKPIYKTYSDEELAERILEGDETAYVEVYDRYFGIIYAFSRKMLQDEDQAEDITQDIFLTLYEKMGSLRVISLRAYLYQSARYALIDYSRKQQSKVNYMTGLTDYYAQGVWSTDDAVIENELRSQIEKQIDQLPAKMRTIFELSRKSYLNNKEIADQVGISEGTVRLQIHHAIARLRSRLTIFF from the coding sequence ATGTTTAAGAAAAAACCAATATATAAAACCTATTCAGATGAAGAGTTAGCCGAACGTATCCTTGAAGGAGACGAGACGGCTTATGTGGAGGTCTATGATCGTTATTTCGGAATTATTTATGCTTTTAGTCGTAAGATGCTGCAAGATGAAGATCAGGCCGAGGATATCACACAGGATATTTTCCTGACTTTATATGAAAAGATGGGTAGTCTTCGCGTTATTTCTTTACGGGCTTATTTATACCAGAGTGCCCGTTACGCATTGATTGATTATTCGCGAAAGCAGCAAAGTAAGGTCAATTACATGACCGGCTTAACGGATTATTATGCACAAGGCGTATGGAGTACCGACGATGCAGTTATTGAAAATGAATTGCGTAGCCAGATTGAAAAACAAATTGATCAGCTTCCGGCCAAAATGCGCACCATATTTGAATTGAGTCGAAAATCTTACCTCAACAATAAGGAGATTGCAGATCAGGTAGGTATTTCTGAAGGTACTGTTCGTTTACAAATCCACCATGCTATTGCCAGGTTACGCTCGCGATTAACTATTTTTTTCTAA
- a CDS encoding FecR family protein, translated as MESNKEELNQLIDRYLAGDCSVEENRATNSYFNQVAADMADREPDKEIEKRKERVWKRMNIKSYPGTIKYVFRYLVSSAAAIILLISGWFFLYPGKQGVRLHNTRIQLVKTDIQPGGFGATLTLADGRSIALDSAKLGVSVGQAITYNDGSNVLGKEETLAPAVSLLTASTNKGQTYSFTLSDGTKVWLNADSKLTFPSRFVGDKRKVTLEGEGYFAVSHQANNSFFVESKGQLVEDLGTEFNIQAYPDESVVKTTLVEGAVKVNARRIEPGEQTIYSSSGDLTVEKADVFKVIAWKQGDFVFRGEPLEEVLRTVARWYDIEVKYDRDDTKRITVGGSISRSKTIRSVLNIMEQTEKVRFNVTGRVVTVL; from the coding sequence ATGGAAAGTAATAAAGAAGAATTGAATCAACTTATCGATCGTTACCTTGCCGGAGACTGCTCAGTCGAGGAAAACCGGGCTACCAATAGCTATTTTAATCAGGTGGCTGCGGATATGGCTGATAGGGAGCCCGATAAAGAAATCGAAAAACGGAAGGAGCGGGTCTGGAAACGAATGAATATAAAATCCTATCCAGGAACGATAAAGTATGTATTTCGCTATCTTGTTTCATCAGCAGCAGCTATAATCCTATTAATTTCGGGATGGTTTTTTTTATATCCCGGCAAACAAGGTGTTAGGTTGCATAACACCAGAATTCAACTTGTTAAAACAGACATTCAACCGGGAGGATTTGGCGCCACCTTGACTTTGGCCGATGGGCGAAGCATAGCGCTGGACAGTGCCAAATTAGGTGTGTCGGTAGGACAAGCTATTACCTATAATGATGGGAGCAATGTCTTGGGTAAAGAAGAAACACTTGCCCCTGCTGTAAGTTTACTAACTGCAAGTACCAATAAAGGACAAACCTACTCCTTTACTTTGTCTGATGGTACTAAGGTATGGCTTAATGCTGATTCTAAATTGACGTTTCCATCGCGGTTTGTGGGTGACAAACGTAAGGTAACGCTAGAGGGGGAAGGGTATTTTGCGGTGAGCCATCAAGCCAATAATTCTTTTTTTGTGGAGAGTAAAGGGCAGCTGGTGGAAGATCTGGGAACTGAATTTAACATTCAGGCTTACCCTGATGAATCTGTTGTTAAAACCACTTTAGTTGAAGGGGCAGTAAAAGTAAACGCCAGGCGAATTGAACCCGGGGAGCAGACTATATATTCTTCTTCGGGTGATTTAACTGTAGAAAAAGCTGATGTTTTTAAAGTGATTGCCTGGAAACAGGGCGATTTCGTATTTCGTGGAGAGCCGCTGGAAGAGGTGCTGCGGACGGTAGCCCGCTGGTACGATATTGAAGTGAAATACGACCGCGATGATACCAAGCGCATAACTGTTGGTGGCAGCATATCCCGTTCTAAAACGATCCGATCTGTACTAAATATAATGGAACAGACCGAAAAAGTCAGGTTTAATGTAACCGGACGCGTCGTAACAGTATTATAA